From the genome of Alkalimarinus coralli:
AAATAAACTATAAATAATAAATGTTTATAGAATGCTTTAGAATTCTATGTTAAAAATGCACGTTAACATATTGGCTGTCACAGACTTTACTAGGCCGCCTCATGGCCACAAAATAATACATAACGACCTTCTAAACGCTTAGGGCAGTTGGACAATGGAAGACAATTTTGAGAACCTGAAAATCATGGTGATTGATGACAGTAAGACTATTCGTCGTACTGCGGAGACACTATTAAAGAAGGTTGGATGCACAGTAATTACCGCCACAGATGGCTTTGATGCCCTCGCAAAAATTGCGGACACACACCCTGACATTATTTTCGTAGATATTATGATGCCTAGGTTAGATGGCTACCAGACCTGTGCTCTAATTAAGAACAACAGCGCCTTTAAAGCAACCCCTGTCATTATGCTTTCCAGTAAAGACGGGTTATTTGACAAAGCTAAAGGACGAATAGTCGGCTCGGATCAATATTTAACCAAGCCTTTTAGCAAAGACGAACTGCTAGGTACTATAAGGACGTATATACCAGCCAGCTAGTTTTTGACTGCAACATGGTTGCAAGCAGAAACTAAAGAATTGACACATTTTTTGAGTATACCTCAGTTACTCGAAGTTTTTTTATCTGTAGCCAGGAGATTCATCCGGGGGAATTATGGCTCGCATTTTAATCGTTGATGACTCACCAACCGAAGTCAGAAAAATCTCAACTATTCTAGAAAAGCACCAGCACGAAATTATTACAGCAGACAACGGGGCTGACGGTGTAGCGACAGCCCGTGCAGAAAAGCCAGATTTGGTACTGATGGACGTTGTTATGCCAGGCTTGAACGGTTTTCAGGCAACCAGGCAGCTAACACGAGCAGCTGAGACCGCAGAGATTCCTGTCGTCATTGTGACTACCAAAGACCAGGAAACAGACCGTGTTTGGGGTACAAGACAAGGTGCTAAAGGCTATCTTGTTAAGCCAGTTAACGAGGACGACTTGATTAGCACCATTAATCAACTTCTCTCATAATTGATCGAGTACTACTAACCATGTCTGCAAAGATAGCCCCTTTTGCCGCTCTCTCAGATATCGCTTCGAGAAGTAAATCGTTCGCAGAAGGTCTTCCTGCACAGGAAGAAGCGGTCGAACTCTGGAGCGGCATCGGTTTTACCCTGGCGGGGGAGCACTTTGTTGCCCCGATGGGGGAAGTCACTGAAATCCTGCATATCCCTCGATACACTCAGATCCCCGGCGTTAAAAGCTGGATGCAAGGTCTTGCAAATGTCCGTGGACGTCTTTTGCCCATAATGGATCTGGGGCAGTTTTTTGAATTATCAAAAACCTCAGTTTCCAGCAGAGACAGACGCGTACTTGTTGTTGAGCACGGAGAAGTGCTGAGCGGCCTGATCGTTGATAGCGTGTTAGGGATGCAGTACTTCGCAGTTGATGGATTTAAAGACACGGTTGAAAACGTCAACAGGTCAATGGCGCCTTTTATCAACGGTGCATATATAAAGAATGACGAAGTTTGGAAAGTATTTAGTGCGTCTACATTCACAGAAGACCCCAAATTTCTCAGCGTTTCTCAGTGGTAGTGGTCAATTTAAAGCGCTTGGCACTTTAAGATGTATTGATGACAACTAGAAATTTAAATGCGGTAACGGTGCGTTGAAAACCACCCACACTCGAAAACAACAACTTAGAACATAAGAGGCCGGGAGCCAGAAAATGAAAAGTAAATCTGGAAAGTTTAATTCAGGCCAGGGCAACAACTCGCTCCTACTTGGATTGGGTGGAGTGTTGGTCGTCCTGCTGCTCTTTCTTGCATATGTATCCTTCATAATCGTAAGAGACAGTAACCACGATAAGGAATATGCAGGACACGCGAGTGATCTTCGAGTGTTATCGCAGGAGATTGCGAAAAACGCCTCTGAAGCATCTGATGGTAAGGCTGAGGCATTTGATCAGCTTAAACGATCAAGAGATGACTTCGAACGTAAGCTGAACCTCATTATTCAAGGTAACCAGGAAACAAACCTTCCACCAAGCGAACTTGCATCTGAAACAGGTGTGGTAAAACGCTGGAACGAAGTAAAGAACAACACAGACCAAATCCTTGCAAACCAGGATACGGTACTATCTCTGCACCTGGTTGCAGAAACCCTGAACGAAACCATTCCTCAACTGCAGGTTGAGTATGATGACGTCGTACAAATTCTTCTGGAAGGTGAAGCACCGGCAGACCAGATTGCTGTTGCTCAGCGCCAGTCACTACTTGCAGAACGTATCGTTCGTAGTGTTAACAACGTACTTTCAGGCGATGAAGACGCTGTAATTGCGGCTGACCGTTTTGGCCGCGACGCCAAGCTATTCGGCCGCGTACTGAACGGCATGGTTGAAGGCAACAATGTAATGGGCATCAGTCAGGTCAGTGATGAAGATGCTATTTATGGCCTCGAAGCGATTGCCGAGATGTTTGAGTTTGTTAACGAAAACGTTGATGCAATATTGGAAACATCACCTGAGCTATTCAAAGTTCGTAAAGCAGCAAACAACATTTTCGAAGATTCTCAGGCGCTACTTAAAGAAACTACATCACTATCAACCCAGTTTCAGACTCAGGCTGAATCACGAGCATTAAGCCCGACCCTCGCATACCTTATTCTGGGTGTAGTCATTATCGTCATCGTTTTGATTGGTTTGTCACTCTTCCGTGAGAGTCAGGCGCGCCTACAAACCACTACCGAACAGAACGAACAGAACCAGAACGCAATTTTGCGACTACTTGATGAACTTGCCGATCTGGCTGATGGTGACTTGACAACAGAAGCAACCGTAACCGAAGACTTCACCGGTGCGATCGCTGACTCTATCAACTTCGCAATCGACCAGATGCGCGGCCTTGTTAAGGCAATTCGTGATACCGCAGTACAGGTTGCTGCTGCGGCACAGGAAACACAGGCTACAGCAATGCATCTGGCTGATGCATCTGAGCACCAGGCTCAGGAAATTGCAGGCGCCTCTGCCGCTGTAAACGAAATGGCGGTATCTATCGACCAGGTATCTTCAAATGCTGGCGAGTCATCTGCGGTTGCGGAAAGATCGGTTGCCATCGCGAAGAAAGGTGCCGAAGTTGTACAAAACACTATTCGAGGCATGGACACCATCCGTGAGCAGATCCAGGAAACATCCAAACGTATTAAACGTCTGGGTGAGTCTTCTCAGGAAATCGGGGACATCGTATCGCTGATCAACGACATTGCCGACCAAACCAACATTCTATCTTTGAACGCTGCAATACAGGCATCGATGGCTGGTGATGCGGGTCGAGGCTTCGCGGTTGTTGCCGACGAAGTACAGCGACTGGCAGAACGTTCTTCTGCAGCAACAAAGCAGATTGAAGCGCTGGTTAAAACCATCCAAACCGATACCAACGAAGCGGTTATATCGATGGAACACACAACCGCAGAAGTGGTTCGAGGCGCTAGACTGGCACAAGATGCGGGTGTAGCACTGGAGGAGATCGAAAACGTATCGATGAACCTTGCAGACTTGATCCAGAATATATCTAACGCGGCTCGTCAACAGTCATCATCTGCTGGCCATATATCCAACACGATGAACGTTATCCAGGAGATTACCTCACAGACTTCCGCGGGTACTAACGCAACAGCGAAGTCGATCGGTAACCTGGCTGAAATGGCAAACCAACTTCGAAGCTCTGTTGCTGGCTTTAATCTACCTGAAGAAGGTGAGTCTGAGACCGCAGCATAAAGTAGTTGGTGAGGTTTAACCCCCTGTTGTGAATATGATGGCTAACTACAATAACAAGGCTCAACCGACTGGCTGGGCCTTGAAACCATTACCAGAAATGGATAATGACCAGTTTCGAAAGTGGCAAGAGCTGCTTGAAAGCCGGACAGGCATGAGCCTGCCATTAGGCCGCAAGGTCTTCTTGCAGACCAGCCTGGGTACTCGGATGCGTGAAATTGGGTGTAGTGACTATCAGGAATATTTTGAAAAGGTTATTAGTGGTCCAGGCGGCATTATTGAATGGACCACACTGGTTGATCGGCTTACCGTCCAAGAGACTCGTTTCTACAGAGATATAGATGCCTGTAACTTGGTAACCGATTATGTGCTTACCCGCCCAGTCGATAACCTAAAAAAATCAACGCTGGAAGTCTGGAGTGTTGGTTGCTCAACAGGAGAAGAACCTTATACCTTAGCCATGCTACTGAGTGAAAGTATGTATATGCTAGGGCTGAAGCACTATTACGGTGTTACCGGTACAGATATCAGTAAACCAGCCTTAGAAAAAGCGCGAGCCGGGATATATACCGAGCGTAAACTGGTGACAGTTGAAGATACGCAACGGGAAAAATATTTCAACAAACACGACAATGGCCAGTACGAAGTCATACCGGCGATTAAAGATCGAGTTTGTTTTGCCAGAGTAAACATTTTAGATCTCGGCAACGCACCCATGCATGGAATGAACGTCATCTTTTGCCAAAATGTGTTGATCTATTTTCGTCGTTGGCGGCGCAAAGAGATATTAAGCAGATTGGTGGAAAGACTAGTACCGGGTGGATTACTGGTGCTAGGCCAAGGGGAAATGGTTGATTGGCATCACCCCGATTTAGATAGGGTTCCAAGCGATAACACTCTTGCGTTCATCCGACGCCCAGAAAAGAATTAGAAATACTGGAGAAGTTATGGGTAATAGCCATGACTATGTAGCACTCGACTGGGTTCGAGGCGAAATAGATGAAACACTAAATCAGGCCAGGCAGGCATTGGAAGCCTATGTGGACAATACGGAAGACACCTCCCGTATGCGTTTCTGCCTGAACTATATCCATCAGGTGCATGGCACATTGCAGATGGTCGAGTTCTATGGCGCGGCATTGCTTGCAGAGGAGATGGAAAAGCTCGCTCAGGCATTGCTCAATAATGCGGTTCCAAGCCTTCGCGAAGCCGTAGAAGTACTCATGCAGGCCGTACTACAGCTGCCCAACTACCTGGAGCACCTGCACGCAGGCCGAAAAGATCTGCCTCTAGTCATACTCCCTATTCTTAACGATTTAAGAGCATCGAGAGGAGAGCCACTCCTTTCAGATACCTCACTGTTTACTCCTGACCTGTCAGCAGCAAGAATCCCACCCCCTCCAGGCGCAGCCCAACGCTTACAGGACGAAAAAATTGTCGCCAGCCTGCGCAAATTACGCCAGATGTTTCAGTTTTCCCTGGCAGGCGTTATTCGCGGTAATGAAGTCAAAGCCAACACCGCCTATATGGTCAAGGTATTAACGCGGGTAGAACGACTCTGCCAAAATACCTCGCT
Proteins encoded in this window:
- the pilG gene encoding twitching motility response regulator PilG; protein product: MEDNFENLKIMVIDDSKTIRRTAETLLKKVGCTVITATDGFDALAKIADTHPDIIFVDIMMPRLDGYQTCALIKNNSAFKATPVIMLSSKDGLFDKAKGRIVGSDQYLTKPFSKDELLGTIRTYIPAS
- a CDS encoding methyl-accepting chemotaxis protein, translated to MKSKSGKFNSGQGNNSLLLGLGGVLVVLLLFLAYVSFIIVRDSNHDKEYAGHASDLRVLSQEIAKNASEASDGKAEAFDQLKRSRDDFERKLNLIIQGNQETNLPPSELASETGVVKRWNEVKNNTDQILANQDTVLSLHLVAETLNETIPQLQVEYDDVVQILLEGEAPADQIAVAQRQSLLAERIVRSVNNVLSGDEDAVIAADRFGRDAKLFGRVLNGMVEGNNVMGISQVSDEDAIYGLEAIAEMFEFVNENVDAILETSPELFKVRKAANNIFEDSQALLKETTSLSTQFQTQAESRALSPTLAYLILGVVIIVIVLIGLSLFRESQARLQTTTEQNEQNQNAILRLLDELADLADGDLTTEATVTEDFTGAIADSINFAIDQMRGLVKAIRDTAVQVAAAAQETQATAMHLADASEHQAQEIAGASAAVNEMAVSIDQVSSNAGESSAVAERSVAIAKKGAEVVQNTIRGMDTIREQIQETSKRIKRLGESSQEIGDIVSLINDIADQTNILSLNAAIQASMAGDAGRGFAVVADEVQRLAERSSAATKQIEALVKTIQTDTNEAVISMEHTTAEVVRGARLAQDAGVALEEIENVSMNLADLIQNISNAARQQSSSAGHISNTMNVIQEITSQTSAGTNATAKSIGNLAEMANQLRSSVAGFNLPEEGESETAA
- a CDS encoding CheR family methyltransferase yields the protein MMANYNNKAQPTGWALKPLPEMDNDQFRKWQELLESRTGMSLPLGRKVFLQTSLGTRMREIGCSDYQEYFEKVISGPGGIIEWTTLVDRLTVQETRFYRDIDACNLVTDYVLTRPVDNLKKSTLEVWSVGCSTGEEPYTLAMLLSESMYMLGLKHYYGVTGTDISKPALEKARAGIYTERKLVTVEDTQREKYFNKHDNGQYEVIPAIKDRVCFARVNILDLGNAPMHGMNVIFCQNVLIYFRRWRRKEILSRLVERLVPGGLLVLGQGEMVDWHHPDLDRVPSDNTLAFIRRPEKN
- the pilH gene encoding twitching motility response regulator PilH gives rise to the protein MARILIVDDSPTEVRKISTILEKHQHEIITADNGADGVATARAEKPDLVLMDVVMPGLNGFQATRQLTRAAETAEIPVVIVTTKDQETDRVWGTRQGAKGYLVKPVNEDDLISTINQLLS
- a CDS encoding chemotaxis protein CheW: MSAKIAPFAALSDIASRSKSFAEGLPAQEEAVELWSGIGFTLAGEHFVAPMGEVTEILHIPRYTQIPGVKSWMQGLANVRGRLLPIMDLGQFFELSKTSVSSRDRRVLVVEHGEVLSGLIVDSVLGMQYFAVDGFKDTVENVNRSMAPFINGAYIKNDEVWKVFSASTFTEDPKFLSVSQW